The sequence below is a genomic window from Ignavibacteriales bacterium.
TGAAAATTATGCAATCAAAACAGGTATTCACCCTTATGACAGCACAATAAAAAATATTGCCGACATACGTGACCAGTTAAAACGAATGGGATGTATGTACGACTGGAACGCTGAGTTAATGACATGTGTTCCGGAATATTATAAATGGAATCAATGGTTATTTCTGCAACTCTACAAAAAAGGATTAGCGTACAGAAAAAATGCACCCGTGAACTGGTGTCCTAAAGACAATACCGTTCTCGCAAATGAACAGGTTTTGAATGACGGTACTTGTGAGCGATGCGGAACAGTTGTTATCCAAAAAAATCTTACGCAGTGGTTTTTTAAAATAACCGACTATGCCGAAGAACTTCTGCAGGGACTTGATAAAATAAACTGGCCAGAAAAAACCAAATCCATGCAGCGCAACTGGATCGGCAAAAGTGTCGGAGCTGAAGTTCATTTCAAGATAGACGGAACTGAAAATGGTATAAAAGTTTTTACTACCAGACCGGATACTCTTTTCGGTGCAACATACATGGTTCTTGCACCGGAACATTCTTTAGTTGTCCAGATAACTACACCTGAAAATAAAAATGCCGTTGAAGCTTACAAAGATTCTATCAAATCAATGACCGAGATTGACAGAACTTCAACCGTGAAAGAAAAAACAGGAGTGTTTACCGGAGCGTATGCAATCAATCCGGCTAACAATAAAAAAATTCCTATCTGGATTGCAGATTATGTTTTAACAACATACGGTACAGGCGCTATAATGGCTGTTCCGGGACAGGATGAGCGTGATTGGGAATTTGCCGAAAAATTTAATCTGCCGATTTTAAGAACCGTTCAGCCATCAGAAGGATTTGAAGGAAAAGCTTTTACTGAAGATGGTCCGGCAATCGAAAGTGATTTTTTAAACGGACTTTATGTCGCTGATGCTAAACAAAAAATGATTTCCTGGCTCGAAGAAAAAGGAATCGGAAAAAGTAAAATAAATTACCGGTTGAGAGATTGGCTAATTTCACGTCAACGATATTGGGGAACACCGATACCAATAATTCACTGCCCTAATTGCGGTGAAGTAGCAGTTAGCCAAGATGAGTTGCCTGTCGAACTTCCTTATGAAGTTGAATTTAAACCAACAGGAGAATCTCCGTTAACTTCAAATCAGAAGTTCATGAATGTTAAATGTCCTAAGTGCGGCACTGATTCAAAACGTGATCCTGACACGATGGATACATTTGTTGATTCATCATGGTATTACCTCAGGTATCTGAATCCTAAAATATCTGACAAAATGTTTGATGATACACTTGCTGA
It includes:
- a CDS encoding leucine--tRNA ligase; its protein translation is MRYPFAEVESRWQKFWEENKIYRTDFSNDKEKLYTLVMFIYPSGAKLHCGHWYNYGPTDTWARFKKLKGYNVFEPMGYDAFGLPAENYAIKTGIHPYDSTIKNIADIRDQLKRMGCMYDWNAELMTCVPEYYKWNQWLFLQLYKKGLAYRKNAPVNWCPKDNTVLANEQVLNDGTCERCGTVVIQKNLTQWFFKITDYAEELLQGLDKINWPEKTKSMQRNWIGKSVGAEVHFKIDGTENGIKVFTTRPDTLFGATYMVLAPEHSLVVQITTPENKNAVEAYKDSIKSMTEIDRTSTVKEKTGVFTGAYAINPANNKKIPIWIADYVLTTYGTGAIMAVPGQDERDWEFAEKFNLPILRTVQPSEGFEGKAFTEDGPAIESDFLNGLYVADAKQKMISWLEEKGIGKSKINYRLRDWLISRQRYWGTPIPIIHCPNCGEVAVSQDELPVELPYEVEFKPTGESPLTSNQKFMNVKCPKCGTDSKRDPDTMDTFVDSSWYYLRYLNPKISDKMFDDTLAEKWTPVDMYVGGAEHAVMHLLYARFIHKFLRDMKMVNSDEPFQTLVHQGTITNDGAKMSKSKGNIVNPDEFTVKFGADVFRLYLMFMGPYELGGDWSDKGISGTDRFVQRSYDVFLNHKDFSKSNFADIKYDLQSLNDAEKSLYRKVNQTIKKYEDEVNNFRFNTAIAALMELLNEIKSIESCREQIRTYVLERFAVMLASVAPHLGEECWNILGNEKSLFEKPVWFEFDPAALIEDTVNIAVQVNGKLRSTISVAMNSEQDAVKSIVFADEKVTKFTDGKTIVKEIFVKNKIYNIVVK